In a single window of the Acidobacteriota bacterium genome:
- a CDS encoding error-prone DNA polymerase — MFCELHTRSAFSFLSSGSQPEDLAVRAAELGIAAMALIDRDTVAGAVRFHFEAREQGIKAIVGSEITMEDGSLLPLIPLNLAGYQNLAKLITTIKLRNKKGEHFATRRDIEEHSAGLMCFTGGADGFMHRSVKCGTPQADLAWLNYAFPGRLYVELQRHHLRHEEAVNQTLLGLAHKLRLPIFVSNGAYYADERARELYDVFTCIKNHTTIYKAGRLLSENSERYIKTAAQMLRLFDDMPEAVEITRDIADRVNFSMDELGYTFPDYPVPPGETMDTLLKQLVESGAVERYGGINAETRAKLDKELGLIRKLKLAGYFLVVWDISDFCKRERILSQGRGSAANSVVCYALGITAVDPIKAQLLFERFLSEERGEYPDIDIDLPSGDDRERVIQYVYQKYGRRGAAMTANVISYRGRSAIREVGKVFGFDADSLTQLSKLNPYFESFKGEELHEILREQGFDTSDERRVTKFAELYTRILDFPRHLGQHSGGMVISLGRLDGVVPIEPASMDGRTIIQWDKDDCERLGIIKVDLLGLGMMAVLRDTIELVRDHYGDDIGLYKIPPDDPKVYKALQEADTIGMFQVESRAQIAFLPKSRPENFYDIVVQVAIIRPGPVVGNMLSSYIKRRQGIEPIDYIHPRLEQTLKRTLGVPLFQEQLLKIAMDIADFTGGQAEELRRAMGFKRADRRLISIEEKLRAGMTRNDIDTATQDRIVASVKAFANYGFPESHAASFALLAYASAYFILHYRAAFMVAMFNNYPLGFYSAATLVKDAQRHGLHFLPVDINHSDYLFKIEGDKVRVGLKYIRGLRQEIGEAIVAERSRHQRLCRSICGEACLTGQQPYAHAAMPPNDPQSGGTAAEYFMTSTEKLSFSADRAAEPQNCKCGWYTDIDDLIRRVPSINKREIRALSMAGALNFDGTIHRRKALWQTELAMQPAGKLFDQCTSPHVSKGDTRDLSDPPLLTRGPTHSAGNATFLTRLEGIELVEADLRQTGITIGKHPMAFLRDELRRNGILSAVETKTLPEREIVSVAGAVIIRQRPMTAKEVVFITLEDETGHSNFVVMPDVFERFRAVINQNDYLIIRGIAERDAMIKALHFRSITGQINAAVEAHNFR, encoded by the coding sequence ATGTTCTGCGAACTTCACACACGTTCTGCGTTCAGTTTTTTGTCTTCGGGTTCGCAGCCCGAGGATCTGGCCGTGCGTGCGGCTGAATTGGGCATCGCGGCAATGGCGCTGATCGACCGCGATACGGTCGCGGGTGCGGTGCGGTTTCATTTTGAGGCACGCGAGCAAGGCATCAAAGCGATCGTCGGCTCTGAGATCACGATGGAAGACGGCAGCCTGTTGCCGCTCATTCCGCTGAATTTGGCGGGCTATCAGAATCTCGCAAAACTCATCACGACGATCAAATTACGCAACAAAAAAGGCGAGCACTTCGCGACGCGGCGTGACATCGAGGAACACTCCGCAGGGCTGATGTGTTTCACCGGCGGAGCCGACGGTTTTATGCACCGCAGCGTGAAATGCGGCACGCCGCAGGCTGACCTCGCGTGGCTGAATTACGCATTTCCCGGCCGTCTATATGTCGAGCTGCAGCGGCATCATCTTCGCCACGAAGAGGCTGTCAACCAGACGCTGCTCGGTCTTGCACACAAGCTGCGGCTTCCCATTTTTGTCTCGAACGGTGCGTATTACGCCGACGAACGCGCACGCGAACTCTACGACGTTTTCACCTGCATCAAAAATCACACGACGATCTATAAAGCCGGCCGGCTGCTCTCGGAAAACAGCGAGCGTTATATAAAAACAGCGGCGCAGATGCTGCGGCTTTTTGACGATATGCCGGAGGCGGTCGAGATCACGCGAGATATCGCGGACCGCGTCAATTTCTCGATGGACGAGCTTGGTTATACGTTCCCCGATTATCCCGTGCCGCCGGGCGAGACGATGGACACGCTGCTAAAACAGCTCGTCGAATCCGGCGCCGTCGAACGCTATGGCGGCATCAACGCCGAGACACGTGCCAAGCTCGACAAAGAGCTCGGCCTTATCCGCAAGCTGAAACTCGCGGGCTATTTTCTCGTCGTCTGGGACATCTCCGATTTCTGCAAACGCGAGCGGATCTTGTCGCAAGGCCGCGGCTCAGCGGCAAATTCCGTCGTCTGCTACGCGCTCGGCATCACCGCGGTCGACCCGATCAAGGCGCAGCTTCTGTTCGAGCGTTTCCTTTCCGAAGAACGCGGCGAATATCCCGACATCGACATCGATCTGCCGTCGGGCGACGACCGCGAACGCGTCATCCAATACGTCTATCAAAAATACGGCCGTCGCGGTGCGGCGATGACGGCGAACGTCATCTCGTATCGCGGGCGTTCGGCGATACGCGAGGTCGGCAAGGTTTTCGGTTTTGACGCCGATTCCCTGACGCAGCTTTCGAAGCTCAATCCGTATTTTGAATCGTTCAAAGGCGAGGAGCTTCACGAGATCCTGCGCGAGCAGGGCTTTGACACATCGGACGAACGCCGCGTAACGAAATTTGCGGAACTCTATACGCGCATTCTCGATTTCCCGCGGCATCTGGGCCAGCATTCCGGCGGCATGGTGATCTCGCTCGGGCGGCTCGACGGCGTTGTCCCGATCGAGCCGGCGTCGATGGACGGCCGCACGATCATTCAATGGGACAAGGACGATTGCGAACGCCTCGGCATCATCAAGGTCGATCTGCTCGGCCTCGGCATGATGGCGGTGCTGCGTGACACCATCGAGCTTGTCCGTGATCATTACGGCGATGACATCGGGCTTTACAAGATACCGCCCGACGACCCGAAAGTTTACAAAGCCCTGCAGGAAGCCGACACGATCGGTATGTTTCAGGTCGAAAGCCGTGCCCAGATCGCGTTTTTGCCAAAATCTCGGCCCGAGAATTTTTATGACATCGTCGTCCAGGTCGCGATCATCCGCCCCGGCCCGGTCGTCGGCAATATGCTCAGCTCATACATCAAACGCCGCCAAGGCATCGAGCCGATCGACTACATTCATCCGCGGCTCGAGCAGACTCTGAAACGCACGCTCGGCGTGCCGCTTTTTCAAGAGCAATTGCTCAAGATCGCGATGGACATCGCAGATTTCACCGGCGGCCAGGCTGAGGAACTGCGGCGTGCGATGGGATTCAAACGCGCCGATCGGCGGCTCATTTCGATCGAGGAAAAACTGCGTGCCGGCATGACGCGAAACGACATCGACACCGCGACGCAGGACCGCATCGTCGCGTCCGTCAAAGCGTTTGCGAACTACGGTTTCCCCGAATCGCACGCTGCGAGCTTCGCATTGCTCGCCTACGCGTCCGCTTATTTCATACTGCATTACCGTGCGGCCTTCATGGTCGCGATGTTCAATAATTACCCGCTCGGTTTCTACTCCGCAGCGACTTTGGTCAAAGATGCACAACGCCACGGCCTGCATTTCCTGCCCGTCGATATCAATCATTCCGACTATCTTTTCAAGATCGAGGGCGACAAGGTCCGCGTCGGCCTCAAATACATCCGCGGCCTCCGCCAAGAGATCGGCGAAGCGATCGTCGCGGAACGCTCTCGGCATCAACGGCTCTGCCGTTCTATTTGCGGTGAGGCTTGCCTCACCGGTCAGCAGCCCTATGCTCATGCGGCTATGCCGCCGAACGATCCCCAGAGCGGCGGCACAGCCGCGGAATATTTTATGACGAGTACGGAAAAGCTTAGCTTTTCCGCAGATAGAGCGGCAGAGCCGCAGAATTGCAAATGCGGTTGGTACACCGATATCGACGACCTCATCCGCCGCGTGCCGTCGATCAACAAACGCGAGATACGGGCCCTGAGCATGGCAGGTGCATTGAATTTCGACGGCACCATCCACCGCCGCAAAGCATTGTGGCAAACCGAGCTCGCGATGCAGCCGGCCGGTAAGCTTTTTGACCAATGCACAAGCCCGCACGTTAGTAAGGGCGATACACGCGACTTGAGTGATCCGCCCTTGCTGACGCGCGGGCCTACGCATTCTGCCGGAAACGCTACTTTTCTCACTCGCCTCGAAGGCATCGAGCTTGTCGAGGCCGATCTGCGGCAGACGGGCATCACTATCGGCAAACATCCGATGGCTTTTTTGCGTGACGAACTGCGGCGAAACGGCATCCTTTCCGCCGTTGAGACAAAGACGCTGCCCGAACGCGAGATCGTCTCGGTCGCCGGTGCGGTGATCATACGCCAGCGTCCGATGACGGCGAAAGAGGTCGTTTTTATCACGCTTGAGGACGAGACCGGCCATTCGAATTTCGTCGTGATGCCCGACGTTTTCGAGCGTTTCCGTGCAGTGATAAATCAGAATGATTACCTGATCATCC